The Pelosinus sp. IPA-1 genome includes the window GAATTATTCTGAACTAAAGGCACTCAAAGATGTGATAATACTTGTTACATTTCTATATTTATTGAAGTTTCTAGATGTTGTAAATTAATAGACTATAATTCAAATTCTGTATTTTGCTTGCGGTAAAGCATGCAAGAACGTTCAATAAAGAGGAATAGTTAAAAAAGAAGTACAATGATCAAAAAACATCCACAGATACAAATAATAACAGCAAGCACCACTCTCAAAAAGAGTGGTGCTTGCTATAAGTAAAGATAACTTAAGTGAGCCTAATATATTACTTGGATATTGTGTTTGCAATAAATCCGTCCAAGTTTTAGTGGGCTCGCGGTCAGTAAATAAGTAATCAATATCGCTATAGTCCAAAATTTTTATAAATGCTATTTTATCGAATTTAAAGTGATCAACGAGTAAAATGATTTTTTTTGCTTGTTTGGTCATTTCTTTTTTTTTACTCACTTTCGGGCTCGTTTGATTCCATAATACCTTTTATCCAAGGAAAGCCCTTTACAACTCATAATTGACATAGTCTCCTCTGTGACATCGAATAATTTGCTCAAATTTGATACATGTACTTTTCTGTCTTGTTGAATGAATTCAACAATTTTTAGTCGGCGTTCTGTTGCGAGCATAAAGTTTCCTCCTTTTTATCAAAATATGACACCTAGATTCTATTCTAGCCGTATTTTGAGAGTATATCAAACAGATAATAAATCTGAATCAAAGAAAAAATAAAAGAGTAACAGACATAAAAGAAGAATAAAGAAGTAAAACAAAAATTGTTTTACTAGAAATATATTGACAAAAAAGATAATGGTGTTAAAATTAGGATGTAAATGTCAGAAAATATTAATTAAATTTGAAAAATGTTTAAAATCAACATTGGAATAACCACAAAATGCAACAGAAACAAAAAATAAATAACATTTTGAGCTTTCTAGGAAGATGATAAAACTAAACGGCAACTTGTTTTAGAACTTGTTGTATAAGGAGTAATAGATGAAAAAACATATTGCTATCGACATTGGTGCATCAAGTGGACGCTTGATAAGCGGAATATTAAATGATGGGAAAATTGAGTTAGAAGAGATTTATCGTTTCGATAATAAGATCACGAAGAAAGAAGCGAATGATTTCTGGGATATTGACACATTATTTGATGAAATTATTACGGGGTTAAAGGTAGCGAAAAAAAACGGTATTGATGAATGTACTTTAGGAATTGATACTTGGGCAGTAGATTATGTATTGGTGGATTACGAAGGGAATCGTATGCAAGAAGTTTATGCATACCGTGATGATCGAACAGAAAAAGCAATATTGAATATAGCAAAAAAAATATCTATAGAAGAGATTTACGAAAAAACTGGGATACAATTCTTGCAATTTAATACACTGTTTCAATTGAGCGTACATGATAAGGATGAATTAAAGAAAGCTCACAAAATACTATTGGTACCGGATTATTTGTATTATCGTTTAACAGGAGAGTTTATTAGTGAAAAAACCAATGCTTCAACGACACAGCTATTGAATATTTCTACAAAAGAGTATGATCAGGATTTATTAAAATTGATTGGTGTGAAGCGGGAACAATTCGCTACACTGTTTGATCCAGGAAAAGTTGTGAAGAAAGTTATTCCGAACCTGCGGGACCAGTATGATTTACCTCAATGTGAGGTTATCTGCGTAGCAAGCCACGATACAGCTTCTGCCGTATTAGGGGTTCCAGGAACAAATAACAAGTTTGCCTATCTTTGCAGTGGAACTTGGTCCCTAATGGGTGTAGAAATGGCTCACCCTATTGTTAATGCACAAACATATGCGAAAAATTACACCAATGAATGGGGGGCTTATAACACATATCGATTTTTGAAAAATATTATGGGACTTTGGTTGATTCAGGAAGTACGTCGAAATTTGAAGACGGAAATTTCATTTACCGATCTTACTAAGGAAGCAGAGAGAATTACACCTTTCCAATTCTTAATTAACTGTAATGACGCTTGTTTTTTAAGACCAGAGAACATGATTAAGGAAATTCAAAACTATTGTAGGAGAACTGGACAATTAGTACCAAGCACTGGGGGCGAGCTTGCTAGATGTATTTTTGATAGTCTTGCTTTGACATACCGCAAAACACTTGAAGAAATTAATGTGATAACCGGATATTCTATTGAATCCTTACATGTAGTTGGTGGAGGGGTGAAAAATGAACTGCTATGTCAGATTACGGCAAATGTTACACAAATACCGGTGGTTGCAGGTCCGATAGAATCGACAGCACTTGGCAATCTTTTAGTACAAATGATTAGTTGTGGTGACTTAGAAAATATCTTGGAAGCTAGGAAAGTGATCATTAAATCTTTTGCCATAAAAACGTATCAACCTATTAAAATTAAAAACTTAGACGAAGTGTATAAAAGATTTATTCAGTTAGTAGGAACAAATTAATCATCTTAATTTAAATAGAAAAGATTATAGTTATAGCAGCATTTTAAGGCAATTGAATAATCGAGGGGAGAATTACATATGGACAAGCTGTTAAAGAGGCAATTTGAAGAAGCAAAAGCAATTTACGCTAAAATAGGTATTGATGTGGATGAAGTACTCAATAAACTGGCACAAGTAAAGATTTCACTGCATTGTTGGCAAGGGGATGATGTTCGAGGCTTTCTTAAAAGTGAAGAATTATCTGGAGGAATTTCAGTTACAGGTAATTATCCAGGAGCAGCCCGTACGCCCTTGGAACTTCGAAAAGATTTAG containing:
- a CDS encoding DeoR family transcriptional regulator; this translates as MLATERRLKIVEFIQQDRKVHVSNLSKLFDVTEETMSIMSCKGLSLDKRYYGIKRARK
- the rhaB gene encoding rhamnulokinase, with amino-acid sequence MKKHIAIDIGASSGRLISGILNDGKIELEEIYRFDNKITKKEANDFWDIDTLFDEIITGLKVAKKNGIDECTLGIDTWAVDYVLVDYEGNRMQEVYAYRDDRTEKAILNIAKKISIEEIYEKTGIQFLQFNTLFQLSVHDKDELKKAHKILLVPDYLYYRLTGEFISEKTNASTTQLLNISTKEYDQDLLKLIGVKREQFATLFDPGKVVKKVIPNLRDQYDLPQCEVICVASHDTASAVLGVPGTNNKFAYLCSGTWSLMGVEMAHPIVNAQTYAKNYTNEWGAYNTYRFLKNIMGLWLIQEVRRNLKTEISFTDLTKEAERITPFQFLINCNDACFLRPENMIKEIQNYCRRTGQLVPSTGGELARCIFDSLALTYRKTLEEINVITGYSIESLHVVGGGVKNELLCQITANVTQIPVVAGPIESTALGNLLVQMISCGDLENILEARKVIIKSFAIKTYQPIKIKNLDEVYKRFIQLVGTN